The Streptomyces sp. GSL17-111 region CTCATCGCCGCCACCAACCGCCCCGACATCCTGGACCCGGCGCTCCTGCGCCCCGGCCGCTTCGACCGCCAGATCGCGGTCGACCGCCCGGACATGCAGGGCCGCCTGGAGATCCTGAAGGTGCACCAGAAGGGCAAGCCGGTCGCCCAGGACGTCGATCTCGGCGCCGTCGCCCGTCGCACCCCGGGCTTCACCGGTGCGGACCTGAACAACGTGCTGAACGAGGCGGCGCTGCTCGCCGCCCGCTCCAACGCGAAGATGATCGACAACAAGTACCTCGACGAGGCGATCGACCGTGTCGTGGCCGGGCCGCAGAAGCGGACCCGGATCATGAGCGACAAGGAGAAGAAGATCACCGCGTACCACGAGGGCGGGCACGCCCTGGTCGCGGCGGCCTCGCCGAACTCCGACCCGGTGCACAAGATCACCATCCTGTCCCGGGGCCGGGCGCTGGGCTACACCATGGTCCTGCCCGACGAGGACAAGTACTCGACCACGCGCAACGAGATGCTCGACCAGCTCGCCTACATGCTCGGCGGCCGGGCCGCCGAGGAGCTGGTCTTCCACGACCCGACGACCGGCGCCGCCAACGACATCGAGAAGGCGACGGCGACGGCCCGTGCGATGGTCACGAAGTACGGCATGACGGAACGTCTCGGTGCCATCAAGTTCGGCTCCGACCAGTCCGAGCCCTTCCTCGGCAAGGAGATGGCCCACCAGCGGGACTACTCCGAAGAGGTCGCGGGCCTCGTCGACGAAGAGGTCAAGAAGCTGATCGAGACCGCGCACAACGAGGCGTGGGAGATCCTGGTCGAGAACCGCGACGTGCTCGACAACCTGGTCCTCGCGCTCCTGGAGAAGGAGACGCTGGGCAAGGAGGAGATCGCCGAGATCTTCCGGCACATCGTCAAGCGTCCGGCCCGCCCGGCGTGGACGGGGTCCACCCGGCGCACGCCGTCGAGCCGCCCGCCGGTGTCCACACCGAAGGAGCTGGCCGTCACCAACGGCAGCGCCCCGGTGCTGGAGAAGGGCAAGGAGATCGGCCCCGTCGAAGCCCCCTCCGAGGCGGAGCGCCGCACGGAGAGCTGAGTGTGCGGGCCGTGCCGCCCCGGAATGCCGTCCGCGCCCCTCGGGTTCTACCCTGAGGGGCGCGGACGCTTTCGTGCGTGTATTCGAACGGTGCGGACGTGAGCACCGCGCACAGGCAAGGAACGAGGCAGACCCATGACCGACCCGGTGAGGCTGGCAGGAGACGGCGAGATCGGTGAGTTCGACGAGAAGCGGGCGGAGAACGCCGTCCGCGAGTTGCTCATCGCCGTCGGCGAGGATCCGGACCGGGAGGGCCTGCGCGAGACGCCGGCCCGCGTCGCCCGGGCCTACCAGGAGATATTCGCCGGGCTGTGGCAGCGCCCCGAGGACGTCCTGACGACGACGTTCGACCTCGGGCACGACGAGATGGTGCTGGTCAAGGACATCGAGGTGCTCAGCTCCTGCGAGCACCACCTGGTGCCCTTCGTCGGCTTCGCGCACGTCGGCTACATCCCGTCGGCCGAGGGCAAGATCACCGGTCTCTCCAAGCTGGCCCGGCTGGTGGACGTCTACGCCCGCCGCCCGCAGGTGCAGGAGCGGCTGACGACGCAGATCGCCGACTCGCTGATGCGCATCCTCGAACCGCGCGGCGTCATCGTCGTCGTCGAGTGCGAGCACATGTGCATGACGATGCGGGGGGTGCGCAAGCCCGGCGCCAAGACGCTGACCTCCGCCGTGCGCGGCCAGCTCCGTGACGCGGCGACCCGCTCGGAGGCCATGAGCCTGATCATGGCCCGCTGAGCCGCGCGCCGGCCGCCGCCGCACCCGGCGCGGCGGCCCGCTCCGGGGGAGCACATACGCTGGACGCATGAGTGCGAACCGGCGTCCACGGAGAAGCGTGTCCGGCCTCCCGAGGTGGGACCGCTGCG contains the following coding sequences:
- the ftsH gene encoding ATP-dependent zinc metalloprotease FtsH, coding for MDVKRYFRGPVMWIVLAVLAVVVLMQVVGSSEGYKTVDTGQVVKAIRENQVESAKLTTGDEQTVELELKDDVKVEDSDKIKASYIDDQGVELARDLQAKYQDGQLEGGYTVSPKEQSPFVGMLFSFLPFLLIIVIFLFLMNQMQGGGSRVMNFGKSKAKLITKDTPKTTFSDVAGSDEAVEELHEIKEFLQEPAKFQAVGAKIPKGVLLYGPPGTGKTLLARAVAGEAGVPFYSISGSDFVEMFVGVGASRVRDLFEQAKANAPAIVFVDEIDAVGRHRGAGMGGGHDEREQTLNQLLVEMDGFDVKGGVILIAATNRPDILDPALLRPGRFDRQIAVDRPDMQGRLEILKVHQKGKPVAQDVDLGAVARRTPGFTGADLNNVLNEAALLAARSNAKMIDNKYLDEAIDRVVAGPQKRTRIMSDKEKKITAYHEGGHALVAAASPNSDPVHKITILSRGRALGYTMVLPDEDKYSTTRNEMLDQLAYMLGGRAAEELVFHDPTTGAANDIEKATATARAMVTKYGMTERLGAIKFGSDQSEPFLGKEMAHQRDYSEEVAGLVDEEVKKLIETAHNEAWEILVENRDVLDNLVLALLEKETLGKEEIAEIFRHIVKRPARPAWTGSTRRTPSSRPPVSTPKELAVTNGSAPVLEKGKEIGPVEAPSEAERRTES
- the folE gene encoding GTP cyclohydrolase I FolE; translation: MTDPVRLAGDGEIGEFDEKRAENAVRELLIAVGEDPDREGLRETPARVARAYQEIFAGLWQRPEDVLTTTFDLGHDEMVLVKDIEVLSSCEHHLVPFVGFAHVGYIPSAEGKITGLSKLARLVDVYARRPQVQERLTTQIADSLMRILEPRGVIVVVECEHMCMTMRGVRKPGAKTLTSAVRGQLRDAATRSEAMSLIMAR